Proteins found in one Actinokineospora alba genomic segment:
- a CDS encoding response regulator transcription factor, with amino-acid sequence MRILIVEDEPALAEAIARGLRREGMAVDVALNGDDGHEKSSFTRYDVVVLDRDLPGMHGDELCREIVASGALTRVLMLTASDAVEDRVEGLSLGADDYLAKPFAFPELVARVRALARRATPVTPPVLVAGDVELDPARRTVARAGQPIELTRKEFGVLEVLLAARGSVVSSEELLERVWDENADPFTTTVRVTVMTLRKKLGEPGVIDTVVGSGYRVPSSAGSQ; translated from the coding sequence GTGCGGATCCTGATCGTTGAAGACGAACCAGCGCTGGCCGAGGCGATCGCCCGTGGCCTGCGACGTGAAGGCATGGCGGTCGATGTCGCCCTGAACGGAGACGACGGCCACGAGAAGTCGAGCTTCACCCGGTACGACGTGGTAGTGCTCGACCGCGACCTGCCCGGCATGCACGGCGACGAGCTGTGCCGGGAGATCGTGGCGTCCGGCGCCCTCACGCGGGTGCTGATGCTGACCGCCAGCGACGCCGTCGAGGACCGGGTCGAGGGCCTTTCCCTGGGCGCCGACGACTACCTCGCCAAACCCTTCGCCTTCCCCGAGCTGGTCGCCCGGGTGCGGGCCCTGGCCCGGCGGGCGACCCCGGTGACGCCCCCGGTGCTCGTCGCCGGTGACGTCGAGCTGGACCCGGCGCGGCGGACGGTGGCGCGGGCCGGGCAGCCCATCGAGCTGACCCGCAAGGAGTTCGGCGTCCTGGAGGTCCTGCTCGCCGCCCGCGGCTCCGTGGTCAGCAGCGAGGAACTGCTGGAGCGGGTCTGGGACGAGAACGCCGACCCGTTCACCACCACCGTCCGCGTCACCGTCATGACGCTGCGCAAGAAGCTCGGCGAGCCCGGTGTGATCGACACCGTCGTCGGGTCGGGTTACCGCGTGCCCTCTTCCGCGGGCAGTCAATGA
- a CDS encoding TetR/AcrR family transcriptional regulator: protein MTPRRLPRAERAAQTREELLAAAKRVFARRGYAGASIADIAEEAGYSHGAVYSNFESKQDLFFALFTESTEDRVAVIKAFFAAAGGTFAERVKLLADESTRQVHADPDRFLLNLEFSIVAARDPALRTKFADRIESIPRAVAEIIAAEQRAGRIRADVDPMELAIGLHALSIGLGIDHWIVPGAVRPEFYGELVGYIMSAISTPPPAAP, encoded by the coding sequence CGCGCAGACCCGGGAGGAACTGCTGGCCGCCGCCAAGCGCGTGTTCGCCCGCCGCGGGTACGCGGGCGCCTCGATCGCCGACATCGCCGAGGAAGCGGGATACAGCCACGGCGCGGTGTACTCGAACTTCGAGAGCAAGCAGGACCTGTTCTTCGCCCTGTTCACGGAGAGCACCGAAGACCGGGTCGCGGTGATCAAGGCGTTCTTCGCCGCCGCGGGCGGCACGTTCGCCGAGCGCGTCAAGCTGCTCGCCGACGAGAGCACCCGCCAGGTTCACGCCGACCCCGACCGGTTCCTGCTGAATCTCGAGTTCTCGATCGTCGCCGCCCGAGATCCCGCGCTGCGCACCAAGTTCGCCGACCGGATCGAGTCGATCCCGCGTGCGGTCGCCGAGATCATCGCGGCCGAACAGCGGGCGGGCCGCATCCGCGCGGACGTCGACCCGATGGAACTGGCGATCGGCCTGCACGCCCTGAGCATCGGCCTGGGAATCGACCACTGGATCGTGCCCGGCGCGGTCCGCCCCGAGTTCTACGGCGAACTCGTCGGCTACATCATGTCCGCGATCTCCACCCCACCCCCCGCCGCGCCCTAA
- the dxs gene encoding 1-deoxy-D-xylulose-5-phosphate synthase, whose protein sequence is MTLLESVHEPADLTRLTPEELDRLSIEIRAFLVDKVTKTGGHLGPNLGVVELTIALHRVFDSPRDTLIFDVGHQAYVHKILTGRRDGFDDLRQQGGISGYPCRDESEHDHVENSHASAALSYADGLAKAYELRGERRSAVVVVGDGALTGGMCWEALNNIAAGTDRSVVIVVNDNGRSYSPTIGGVADHLAALRLRPGYERALEEGKRVLQGTPVVGKPLYAALHAAKRGIKDALSPQAMFEDLGMKYIGPVDGHDFESLESSLRRAKDFGGPVIVHAVTRKGNGYPLAENDELDQMHQTDPIDPVTGKPRKSKGTVWTSVFADELAKIGAEREDVVAITAAMLRSTGLAPFAEKFPERCFDVGIAEQHAITSAAGMAMAGLHPVVAIYSTFLNRAFDQLLMDVALHKQPVTVVLDRAGITGPDGASHHGMWDLSILGVIPGIHIAAPRDALTLREELREAVAIDDGPSVLRFPKATVGDDILAVERVGPVDILRRGETSDVLLVTVGSFAELGLAAADRLADQGIGVTVVDPRWVAPVPRELVDLAAKHRLVVTVEDSGRHGGFGWSLAALLRDSDVDVPLRDLGIPNEFHAHGSRDEVLVRLGLTAQDVARRVTGWASDLIGSHDQENAEQVDRALP, encoded by the coding sequence GTGACGCTGCTGGAGTCCGTGCACGAACCGGCTGATCTGACCCGATTGACGCCGGAGGAGCTGGATCGCCTCTCCATCGAGATCCGCGCCTTCCTCGTCGACAAGGTCACCAAGACCGGCGGCCACCTGGGCCCCAACCTCGGCGTCGTCGAGCTGACGATCGCCCTGCACCGGGTGTTCGACTCCCCGCGGGACACGCTGATCTTCGACGTCGGCCACCAGGCGTACGTCCACAAGATCCTCACCGGCCGCCGCGACGGCTTCGACGACCTGCGCCAGCAGGGCGGCATCTCCGGCTACCCGTGCCGTGACGAGAGCGAGCACGACCACGTCGAGAACAGCCACGCCTCGGCCGCGCTGTCCTATGCCGACGGTCTGGCGAAGGCCTACGAGCTGCGCGGCGAGCGCCGCAGCGCCGTGGTCGTCGTCGGTGACGGCGCGCTGACCGGCGGCATGTGCTGGGAGGCGCTCAACAACATCGCCGCGGGCACCGACCGCTCGGTCGTCATCGTGGTCAACGACAACGGCCGCTCCTACTCGCCGACCATCGGCGGTGTCGCCGACCACCTCGCCGCGCTGCGGCTGCGTCCCGGCTACGAGCGGGCGCTCGAGGAGGGCAAGCGGGTCCTGCAGGGGACGCCAGTCGTCGGCAAGCCGCTCTACGCGGCGCTGCACGCGGCCAAGCGCGGCATCAAGGACGCGCTGAGCCCGCAGGCCATGTTCGAAGACCTGGGCATGAAGTACATCGGCCCGGTCGACGGCCACGACTTCGAGTCGCTGGAGTCGTCCCTGCGCCGCGCGAAGGACTTCGGCGGGCCGGTCATCGTGCACGCCGTGACCCGCAAGGGCAACGGCTACCCGCTGGCCGAGAACGACGAGCTCGACCAGATGCACCAGACCGACCCGATCGACCCGGTCACCGGCAAGCCCCGCAAGTCCAAGGGGACGGTCTGGACGTCGGTGTTCGCCGACGAGCTGGCCAAGATCGGCGCCGAGCGCGAGGACGTCGTGGCGATCACCGCGGCCATGCTGCGCTCGACCGGTCTGGCCCCGTTCGCCGAGAAGTTCCCGGAGCGCTGCTTCGACGTGGGCATCGCCGAGCAACACGCGATCACCTCGGCGGCGGGCATGGCCATGGCGGGCCTGCACCCGGTCGTCGCCATCTACTCGACGTTCCTCAACCGGGCGTTCGACCAGCTCCTGATGGACGTCGCGCTGCACAAGCAGCCGGTCACGGTGGTCCTTGACCGCGCGGGCATCACCGGCCCGGACGGCGCCAGCCACCACGGCATGTGGGACCTGTCCATCCTCGGCGTGATCCCGGGAATCCACATCGCCGCCCCCCGCGACGCCCTCACCCTCCGCGAGGAACTGCGCGAGGCGGTGGCGATCGACGACGGCCCCTCGGTCCTGCGTTTCCCGAAGGCCACCGTCGGCGACGACATCCTGGCCGTCGAACGCGTCGGCCCGGTCGACATCCTCCGCCGAGGCGAGACGTCGGACGTGCTCTTGGTGACGGTCGGCTCCTTCGCGGAACTGGGCCTGGCAGCCGCCGACCGCCTGGCAGACCAGGGCATCGGCGTGACGGTGGTGGACCCGCGCTGGGTCGCCCCCGTGCCGCGTGAACTGGTCGACCTGGCCGCCAAGCACCGCCTGGTGGTGACGGTCGAGGACAGCGGCAGGCACGGCGGCTTCGGCTGGTCCCTCGCGGCCCTGCTGCGCGACAGCGACGTGGATGTGCCTTTGCGCGACTTGGGCATCCCGAACGAATTCCACGCCCACGGCTCACGGGACGAGGTCCTGGTCAGGCTGGGACTGACGGCTCAGGACGTCGCCCGTCGGGTCACCGGCTGGGCCTCGGACCTGATCGGCAGCCACGACCAGGAGAACGCCGAACAGGTCGACCGGGCCCTGCCGTAG